A section of the Mycolicibacterium anyangense genome encodes:
- the yaaA gene encoding peroxide stress protein YaaA, giving the protein MIVLLPPSETKQAGGDGPPLRLDALSSPDLTPMRTALVDELVELASDVEASRRALGLSASQDGEIARNAALLTSPTLPAIDRYTGVLYDALDVGSLRGAEAARARARLAVGSALFGVLRADDAVPAYRLSASSKLPGRPTLAARWRPVLEPVLAELAAAELVVDLRSGSYAGLGKLASAVRVDVLAQHPDGRRTVVTHFNKAHKGRLARVLAASRSEPGDAAAVAAVARRAKMQVERDGNELTIIVGA; this is encoded by the coding sequence GTGATCGTGCTGCTGCCGCCGTCGGAGACCAAACAGGCCGGAGGCGACGGCCCACCGCTGCGGCTGGATGCGCTGAGCTCGCCGGACCTGACCCCGATGCGTACCGCCCTGGTCGACGAACTCGTCGAGCTGGCCTCCGACGTCGAGGCCAGCCGGCGGGCGCTGGGCCTGTCGGCGTCCCAGGACGGCGAGATCGCACGCAACGCCGCTCTGCTCACCTCGCCGACGTTGCCTGCGATCGACCGGTACACCGGCGTGCTCTACGACGCGCTCGACGTGGGCTCCCTGCGGGGTGCCGAAGCGGCTCGGGCCCGGGCCCGGCTCGCGGTGGGTTCGGCACTGTTCGGGGTGCTCCGCGCCGACGACGCGGTGCCCGCCTACCGGTTGTCGGCATCTTCCAAACTGCCGGGGCGTCCGACTCTGGCCGCCCGCTGGCGGCCTGTCCTGGAACCCGTCCTCGCCGAACTGGCCGCCGCCGAACTGGTGGTCGACCTGCGGTCGGGCTCCTACGCGGGGCTGGGCAAGCTGGCTTCGGCCGTGCGGGTCGATGTCCTGGCCCAGCACCCCGACGGCCGGCGCACCGTGGTCACCCACTTCAACAAGGCGCACAAGGGCCGGTTGGCTCGGGTGCTGGCGGCGAGCAGATCCGAACCCGGTGACGCGGCGGCGGTCGCGGCAGTGGCACGACGGGCCAAGATGCAGGTCGAACGGGACGGGAACGAGCTGACGATCATCGTAGGGGCCTGA